The genome window CCGTGGTTACAACAACATAGCTGAAAAGTACAAGATAGCAACAGGGTTGCACCATTCAAGGCTTCAATTGAAGAATAAATTGGACTTACTGAAATGTTTATATGGTTTTTGGTTGCAATTAAATGCAAATACTGGATTAGGATGGAATTCTGCATTAAAAACTGTGGATGCACCTGAGGACTATTGGAATCGTGTTACTAAGGTATCACTTATTTAATTTTGTACAATTACTTCATTTTATACAGTTATTGTAATGACATTGGATTAACCATTATTGTACGTGTGTGCAGGGCAACTCTCACTGGAAAAAACTGAAAAAAGGTCCTCCTGATCATGAAGAGCTGTTACAACAATTGTTTGCAGGCGTTGTTGTGGATGGCTCTGGTGCATGTGCTCCTGGTGAAGAGTTGGGTGCTGATGATGTGCCTGCAAACTATACTCCAGAACATGCTGACACATATATGTCTCCCCCAGTACATCTGTGAGCAAGAGGCCCTCTCAACATCCAAATGCTAGTACTGCAACTAGTCCAAGGAAGCGCACTAAAAATCCAATGGTTAAAGTTATGCAGGGCATTCATGAGACCTTAAAGAATAATTGTAAAATTTCTGAGATGGTCATGCTTGGTCAGCATTTGGATGAACAGATCAAGGAAGTTCAACAAATAGCAGTTCGATGTGGGGCAAGAGAAGGGTCAGTGGAACATTTCATGGCAACTGAATTGTTTAAGAAAGCTGAGAACAGGGCAacattcaaagcatttgagacagATGAAGGAAGGCTATTATGGTTGAAGCGGCATTGTGCTAATGCAGGCTACATTTAGTAGATATTTTATGAGATATTGTTTTGAGTTTTTAATTGCAATACTTGTTATGTTATGCGTACTGAACATGAACATTGTTACTTATCGTCATCAACTATGTTATGAGACCTTGTTATTTTATTGTGAACTAAACCATATTGTGTTATTGTATTATGTTATGTGTAGATGGACAGtggttcaagtgatgatgatgaggtgGTCATGTCAATGGTTGTTGCACTTGATCGAGTTAAGACTTTGAGAAATTTTGAACCAGTTATTTTTGGACTTGGTATGTTCTACACCGAAACTTACTTGAACAAATCTGTGAGATCAGAACCTTTgacgactggatatgattgggtgATGAGAACAACTAGTGATCCTATACAATGTTATGACATGTTTAGGATGAGCAGACAGTTGTTTGAAAGTTTGCATGATTTGTTAGTATCGTCATATGGGTTGACATCAAGTAAAAAAATGACATCTATTGAAGCTTTGGCAATGTTTCTATGGACTGTTGGTGCTCCTCAATCTTTTGTTCAAGTGAAGAATCGGTTTGGAAGGTCCAAAGAAACCATTAGTAGAAAAATAAGTGAAGTGTTGGAATGTGTATATCGTATGTCTAAGGATCTTGTGAAGCCTAGTGATCCTGATTTCCTAACACCTCATCCAAAGTTGCTAAGCGATCGGTTTGCACCACATTTTAACAATTGTATAGGTACAATAGATGGTACCCACATTCCAGTAGTTGTACCATCATCAAAAGTTGCCCAACACGTGGGTCGACACGGTTATCCGACTCAAAATGTGTTAGCTATTTGTGATTTCGACATGAGATTCACTTTCGTTGTTGCGGGATGGCCCGGATCGGTGCATGATATGAGAGTATTTAATGATGCTTTGCACAAGTATCACACCATCTTTCCTCATCCTCCACCAGGTATGATTATTTGTACACATGTTTTATTTTGAATTAAAAACTATGTTTTTTAAATTTTATGTTGGAAATAAAATTGTAGGAAAATTTTACCTCGTTTACTCTGGATATCCAAACCAGAAGGGTTATCTAGCTCCATACAAAGGTGTGAAATACCATTTGCCAGAGTTTAGAGCGGGACCACGGGCAAGTGGGAGAAAAGAGGTATTCAACCAATTACACTCCTCTCTTCGTAATCATATCGAGCGTTCCTTCGGTGTTTTGAAGATGAAATGGAGAATTTTACTGGATTTACCAAGCTATCCAATGCTGAAGCAGtcaaaaataatacatgcatgtATGACTCTACATAATTTCATTCGAGACAGCAAACTGGCCGACGAAGAGTTTGATCGGTGCGATCGAGATGAGAACTATATGCCAATTCCTCCAACACAAGATAGTACAAGTCAATTGGGAGATGATGAGGGAGAGGTCGACATGAATAATATTCGAGATCAAATTGCAAATGCATTGTTTGCTAGGAGAATGTAATTTTATTTATAGATACTTTCTTGTGCATAAATAAGATGTACGAAATGACATCTATTTTTCGTATCTTCAAAATATTTGTATGAATCGATAGAATGACATATACCTGCAAAAAAGAAATCAAATAAAAAACAAGGGCATTGTTGACTTTGTGTGTTAGATAACAATAATCTGCATTTGTATAATCCAGACTACCAAACAGCTATATACAGATTATAATCTAGACagattataatctggattatatgatctagattataatctagattatataatctataatctgaaacaaacaggccctaaggaTCTGTTTGTTTACCcacatggattatataatctggattatttttggaggattatataatctggattatataatctggattatataatctgagtagtcctgtttgtttacccagattatttgagttgttaatagGATTCTTTTGTATGAGTAAGACAAAAATGCCCTCTATATTTGTACTAGGTTGAAACTCATATGTGAAAAAAAATAATTCAATTGACATTGGCAAATATTGCATTAGCAATATTATCACGGAAGGCATTCATGTCACCTTCTTCATCCCAAATTGACTAGTActaggcgcaaaaacgattcggtggattataatgacaatggtgggtaatttctagaaaacttgaaagggtagtggggaagtgggaaaaaataatctgaaataagcacctcctcacttgcttatggattatcataatccaaggagttagattatataatctggacaaataagctggactgtttgtttgactcttaggattatttaatccagattatataatctgtggggtaaacaaacaggccctaagtttATTTGGTAAAGCGTTTATTTTACCAGCGTGTCGTCAACTGGCGTAACCATTATCCTTGCTCTTAGAGCAATGCCATGTGGCCCACTGGCCCTGCAGCTGAAACACAATCTACGTATTTGGGACCTTGGCTTCGGACGACAACTTTAAACAAAACCTCATTTGTAAGGAAGAAAGTTTAGTTTCCGCAAGTTACATTACCAGATTCTAAATTATATAAAGATTTCTAAAGAACAGCGAATCTCGAAGCCTATCGTGCCCCATGCGCATCTAGAGCCTTGTTGCAAACGCGGCCTGCACCCATTTTCTTGCTGATCAACAGACGTAAATATTTGAATCCACAAGCCCAAGTCCCACACGTCACATACACTTGGGAACGCAGAAAATGCCGAACACACGACACGCTTTTTCCCATCCACAGACTTAAAGCTATGGAGACAAAAATTCCCAACTCCCAACGTGAAAAATTACTACTAGTAGGTCAAAACAGAAGGTTTAGAACGCAGAAATTTTTATAGATGTCATACATGGTTTTACAAGAATCGATTTTGTTTTTACAGAAAATAGGACATTTTACCATGTAGCAAAGGGAGATTTATTACATGGCCGGCGTCAACGCAAACGCAATTTACGCAAATATGCAATCACGCAAGCCGTGTTTGCACCGAAGGGTCACGTCCCACAAGCCGAGCGCCTCGAACCCGTCGTCGAAGGCCACCGGTCAAGGTCAATCCACCACCATGCCAGCGGGCAGCGGCCCAACCGACAACGCGCAAGCGAAGCGGCGAGGAAGGCCGATCCTCCCGCTGCCCTGCATCGCCCGCACGGATTCCACCCCTTCCAACCAAAAAGCGATACAATTGCTTCCTTCGGCAAAAAGTCTCCTCCTGCTTCCTTCCCCCTGTTCTGTTCCCCTTGGCAGCAGGCGGCAGCGGCAGCCTGCGCCCTCCCGCGTGCGTGAGAGCCCGAATCTTTCCATATTCCAATCCACCGCCGCAGCGACAAAAGGGAGTCCCCCCTCCCCGCCTAGGTGGAGGTTGGCAGGTATTTGGTGTCGCGCCCGGTTTGGATTTGGCTGGATTCGAATCAGGCCGGAAGACACAGGTCCGTGCCGCGCGGCGGGGGCGGAGATGCACAAGAGCAAGGGGAAATTCTCCGGCGTCCTGCACAAGGGCTTCAAGCCTGACAAGTGGTCTGTGGAGATCGATTTCTGTTGCTCCCGGCTGGATGCCGAAGGATGGGGTAACCTACCTAACGTCTGCTTTATTTTTTTTTCTTCCTACGATGGTTTCCCAGCAAGACGTCGCTGCGGATGGCGGTGGCCCGGATCAAGCTGCTGCGGAATCGCAAGGAGGTGCAGGTACGCCAGATGCGTCGCGAGGTCGCGCAGCTGCTCGAGGCCAACCAGGACATGACCGCGCGCATCAGGGTACGTGCCTTCCCCGCCACCTGGTTACCTCCCTAATGGTTCATCTCGTTCGCCATTTCACCCTGCCCATTGGTCCGAATTTGACTCGATGCGCCTCCCAGGCTTCCATTCGTGGTAGCACAGTTGACCTTGTGGTTGTAGAGTTCGATAACGCGTCGCGTGGACTTGGCTTCTGAAGCTGGAGCATTCTGGCCTCAAGCTGAGTACAACTTAGTTGCCCGTTGCAGCCTAGGTGTTTGTTTATATGCGTGCTAATGGACAGAATGTCTGCAATTCGGGGTGGATGTGCATGCTCTGCCTAGGTAGGCCGTGGTTTATGATTGTTGGACATGTAGCCATCTTGCTAACCGTGGACTGCAATGATTTTTGATAATTGGGACTTGTTTGATAATATTTTAGTGGTGGTTATTCCGCGTCATGTGCCTTCCCTGTGCACGCCAGCACATACACTGTAGCCTGAGTTTGTCCACTGGTGGTTATTGTGCGGAAGAGAGTTTGTTCTTCTGAATATCTGGTTTTCTGTATTGCTTTGTTCAACGCTGATGTTCCATTGGGCATTGGATTCTCGCAGATATAAGTGTCAAAGTGTGTGATTTTCTTTCCTGGTTTATGTAGAACCAATGCAGCTGATTATACTTGTTCCATATTTACTCTTGCATGCCTGTCTCTGCAAACGTATGTGCAGAAGTATTTAATGCTGTACACAACTTTCTTCTGGTACTGCTGTCCTGGTAGGTAAACTCTGTTAGGCTCCAACTTACAAGCCATATAACATGACTAGGTCGTTTTAGTTCAGATGAAATGTGCACAAACAACCGTTGTAACATGTCTTAATAGTACTATGTCAGCACAGAGCTCATTATTTCTTACCGACTCTGTTTTATTTCTCCCACAGGTTGAACATGTCATAAGGGAAGAAAAGTTCATGCAAGCATATGACTTGATTGAAGTATACTGTGAACTTATAGTAGCACGTCTGTCCATTATTGACTCACAGAAGTAAGGCAACCTTTTCTTTCTATTATGCAAACTTATATTTGTTGTTCCATGATTTTAGTTGTATAGTTTTTTTTTATTGATCTGAGGTTATAGAAGCAGCGGCGGAGCACAGCCAACAAATGAGGTATGGCAGTCGCGGGGGTGCCATGTGCGCCGCACGTTGAGGCAGGTCGTTAATGGCGTCGTAGGCTCATGGCGGATTGGAAGAGGGCAGGAGGCATCGTCGCACTAGTGTGGAGGCACTGAGGTAGGTCCGCAGGTGGCGGGTCGTCGGATCAAGGAGGCGCGGTCGCGCGTTCCTGCCGTCGGGCAGCCAGGGGAAGGAGTGCTAGAGGCAGAGACCAGAGGGGAAGCAGCCAAGTGGGTGGCAGAGCGTTGGAGGCTGAAGGTCGTATTCACACTTTTGCAGCACCGTGTGTGTGGCATGGAGCGGGTGCCTGCAGGGCAGATGACTCACGGTTAGGATAAATTGGGAGCTTGCTAACCTAGGAAGGAGACGTCCTACTCTGATGGGTCGGGATGAGGTATGGCACACGCCATAGCACGCCATACCGGGTCCTCCGCTGCTGTATAGAAGCACACTAGTTAGTTGGTTATGTAACTTACATTTTATTCTGGAACGATTTCATTAGTTCATTAGACACACTAGTTAGTTGGTTATGTAACTTACAATTTATTCTGGAACGATTTCATTAGTTCATTAGACATCTATTTTTCCTTATGGCAATTTTCCTAGCATCACGTCATTGGGCAAACCTAGTGTCGGAGGCTCCCACATGGGTGAGGTCTGGGAAGGGATAAACCGAAACAAACCTCCCACCACAAACACGGAGAGGCTGCTTCGAAGTTCGAACCCGTGACCTGGTGACCCAGGGAGATAGCTCTCACTACTGCACCAAACCTACATCATTATGTAGGATATTTTTCATGCACAACTAAATATGTTCTCATGTGTTTTACTTACCTGAAATTTAGGACTTGCCCGATTGATCTGAAGGAGGCAGTAGCCAGTGTTATATTTGCATCAATGCGGTGTTCAGATGTCACAGAACTAGCAGATGTTCGGAAGCATTTCAAAAGCAAGTACGGAAAAGAGTTTGAAGCAGCAGCCCTTGAAGTGCGACCTGACAGTGGTGTAAATCGTCTGGTAATCCAGAGTGCCTTTATAAGTTTAACTTTTATGAAAGAGTTTGCTTGTTTTCTTTGGCTACAAAAGGAATGCATTTTGCTGCGATTTGTCTTAACAGTTCATACAATTATGCTTGATACAGATAATTGAGAAGCTGTCAGCAGGAGCACCTGATGTGCAGACTAAAATCAAAACATTGAGCTCGATAGCAGAGGAGCACAACATCAAATGGGAGCCAAAAGCGTTTGAGGAGAAACTGCAACAACCAACTGAAGGTCATCTGGTAAGTAAATGATTTAGTCTTTTCACCTTTCTGTCCTTATTTGGATATTGTGGCCCTAACGATTCGTTATATTATTTGTTAGTATGGTTCTGCAACATATTCtggaggaaatacttcaactatgGGATCATCTACTTCTAGCATATCAACACCACAGCCTACATATTCAGGTGTTAGTGCGGCACCTGTGGACTCAGCCACTATCCATGTGCCAGCAAATAAAACTGCATATGGCAGTGCCAATTCTAATACTTTTTCGAAAGAAAGCATTCATAATAGTTCCAGTGCATCAGTACCTCCTATCTCCCAACATGGGCCGTCTGCTTACTCTTCAGCACAGGTTCCTGGTTCTAACAATATCTCACATGGAAATCCAGGAGGTCCACCTTACCCTCAATACAGCGCAACAGTCCCAGGTAAAGAAGGATTTCATTGTTTGAATGTCTGCCAGTTTTCACTGCTCTATTATGTTAATATTCCCATTGAAATCTTTGATTTTTCCTTTCAGACGCAGTATCCAGGAATGAAGATAGCAATCAGAATAGGGAAAGAAAACCTTTGGTGACTGGTGCCAATTGGAATGTGGAATTCAAGGATGCAACATCTGCTGCTCAGGCAGCAGCAGAGTCTGCAGAGATGGCTAGCATTGCTGCTAGAGCTGCTGCTGAACTTGCTAGTCGTGGAAACTATTCTGGAGATAAAGGCACTGGAGCCTATGATTCAGCCGCATACAGTAGCAAAAACACAGTGAGGAAGCAACGGGCGGAACATGTAGTGAAGGATGAGAGTTTCCATGACCAGAGTTCAGGTGTTAATGATCCAAGCGAGATGCCAAGTAACTCAAGAAATTTTTTTGGAGGAACAGAAACATCCCATGTTGATAGTGAGAATATATCGACAGCCCCATATCAACAGTTCCATGCCTACAATCCAGACAGCCATCCATATGTTTATGAAATGCCAACTGAACCACCTCGTGCTCATTCACCTGACCCACGTTTTGATGATTTATATGAGAGGGAAAGTGACATTGGAAGATCTGAAGTTGATCCGTTTGATTTTCCTAGAGAAAACTTCCAAGATACTGCATCTGTTGGGCACAATTTCAAGGATGTGGAAATCAGGACACCTAGCTACGATCAAGAAAGCACAGATGACTACTATGGTAATTTTAATTCTTCACATGATACATTGGCCCATGGCAGCAGCACCACTGCTTGGGATAAGCAAAACGACAAAGCTCAAGACAACTCTTCACCTGTTGTTTTTGATCAATATGATTCTGATGTTGAACAAGAGAATTTGTTGGACACATTCTCCTCAAAGCATACTGAACAACTACCTGCTCCCGGAGATCATATGAGATTCTCAACTGCAGATTGGAGTGAACAGCATACCAGTGAATCTCCATCCAAGCAGAGAACGTCAGCCCTATTTTCCAGAACAGAAACACAACTATCTGATAATTTAGGAACAAACAAAAGTGATATTCCTTCACCTCATTCTTATCATAACATGCGTCCTGCTTTTGATTCAGATGGTGGTAGCTCTGATGAGGAAATAGCCACAACCACGCATGCAGTGCCTTTAAGGTCACATTCAGGAGGATCTGCTTCGTCTGTCCTGAACAAAGGTGGTGGACCTGATGCTTCACCCATATTTGATTATTCAGGAGCACATGCAGTGAGGAACTTGAACCGTGTGCAAAGCAGAGATTCTGATCTTTCGGAAGAAGAGACAGATTTAGATAAATTTAAAGGTTCATCCTTCGCCAGAGCAAATGAGCAGCAGCTGTTGCCTTCTGCCATACGTACTTCAGCAACTTCTGATGATAAGGAAGATGACATCAGCCTGAACTTTGGTAAGTTAACGCCTGGACTAAGAAACAAACCCAGGCAACCCCCACCATACACCAAAGTTTCCAGGGAGAGCATTCTGCCTAAGCAGTCCTTGCCTAAGGTTTCTGCTGGCACTGAAGAGTCAGTCGATTCTGAAGAGAATACTACATTCAAACAGGATAGAAGTAGTCCCCAAAGCTCATTTTCAGCCAGGACTTCTTCAGGTAAAGACTACGACAGTGGACTTTATGAAAGGAACCGAAGTGTTGGAACACACTGGGAAGCAAAATCAACCATAGCAAGAAATTCCTCTGGTTTAGATGATGCTGAGAAGTTATCTGATCTACCTACTAATATAAGTCTTCCAACAACTAAGAGTTCTGAACGCTGGAATTCGAGTAAAGTGCCTTATCATGAAAAACCAGGTATTGGAACACGCCGAGAAGTGAGATCAACACTGGCTAGAAATTATTTTGATtcagatgacagtgaagaagaacTAGAGCAACAGCAGATTCCTCAGTCGAAGCAATCTGGAGTGCTGATACAGTCACGCAGGACACGGGAGGTGACATCAGACACAAAGAGAGATGGTCGTTTCCAAACCGGAGCTCAGTATGGTGATGAAACTGAGAGTGTGACAAGTAAGACACAAGTCCATCAAGGATTCAACAGCTCAAGTACTGAACGGAGTGAAAGGAGGGATCCAAGTGTGTACCCCAGGGTTGCAGTACAGCGCTCTTCGTCTAAAGCTGAGCAGATTGAATCTCCGATGGAGAGAGGGAAGCCACAAGGAGCTGAAATGAGAAGCACCTTATTTCGAGGAAATGAAGAGGACACAGAAACCTCATCTGGAACTCCAAAAGAAAGCACCCCCAAAACACCCCCTGCACATGTTCATCCCAAGCTTCCAACAGACTATGATTCTTTCGCCGCACATTTTAGGTCTCTTCGAACAAACCGGCCTTAGGTTTACACGACATATAGAGTTTGGAGTTTCAGTTGAATTAAGTCATATATACGATACTATGATACGTTTTATGGAGGTTGAGTTGAGATTTGTACATTATAGCAACACTGTTTTCTGGACACTATCGTGCTGTGCTAGTTTGGGCGTACAATTCTTTTGTTCTCTTGTATCCTCATATACTCAATAGAATCATATTGTAAAGACTTTAATTTCCTGTTAGTGATTATTAATAAGCACGGCATGTTGGCATATGTATAGAACATGCGGGGTTCTTTCATTCCATTGTAACGGGATCTGCTACACTCATGCTATGAGATTGTTTCATGCTTTCTGCACCTTCGTCTGTAGTCTATTCATGTGAAGGGAGGTGGCACAGTCTTTGCATTAAGTACTACTCCATCctaaaatataattcgttttaaaCTAATTATATATTCAGTAGGtaacatataaatatatataaatatagttTGTATATATGTCTATATTCATTATCATTTAAATAAACGTCGACGAAAAATAATAGGCTAGAAAGAACTATGTTTTAGAATTGAGAGTATATTTTTTGATAAATTTTTTGGCGGTACTGGGTGATTTGCGTCCTACCGAGATATTACCGTCATACGCTCATGCTGCTGAGGGTTGAGAATTTTAGAGATGGTAATGAGTATTCGAAATCTAAAAATTCGACGGGTTTTATCTGATATGTAGTCAGGTATGAGATAGTTTGTCTATCCACGATATATTAGTGATCAAGAATCTACCCGTTAGATAGACGGGCAAGAACCTCTACCCGAGAGATACATGTATGGATGGGTAGTACCCTTACCCATATACTCGTGGATAAAATATACCCGCatcatattattattattattattattattattattattattattattattattattattattattattattattattattattattattgttattattattattattattaaagcaCATCTTAGCTAAAAAGAAAATCCGTCTTATATTTATTTAACTATTAAGTTATGTAATAACATGATTTGCGATATTTTAAGTTGAACTTATGTGTTTATTTGATATTTTAAGTGATAGGAATATTAGAATTTGAGACATTTTTAGCAGGTATGGGTTACCCGACTACCCGCGCGGGTACGAGTATGGGTAAAATTCTATACCTGTGAGCATATATGGGTAACCCAACAGGTATAATTTTTATTGATAAGTACGAGTACAGAATGGTACTATTCGCTGGGTATATACATGTTTgccctctgaaagggaattaggcttacacctatttactaaatgattttggtggttgaattgccaacacaaataattggactaactagtttgctctagtgtataagttatacaggtgccaaggttcacacttaaccaataaaaagaccaagtatgaggttctacaaagagagcaagggataaccgaaggcacctctagtctagggcaccggactgtccggtgcaccaccggacagtgtccggtgcaccagaggactccaactcaaactcgccaccttcgggaatttccggtgctccaaggaagagcggcctcaggaactcgccagcttcgggaaaccgcagcagctgctccgctataattcaccggacatgtccggtgtacaccggactgtccggtgtaactgcggggcaacggctacttcgcgccaacggtcacctgcaacggcatttaatgcgcgctagagcgcgcagaagtcaggcacgcacgttgtggcgcaccagacactctacagtacatgtctggtgcgccactggacatccaggcgggcccagaagacagaactccaacgatcgaatcccaacggctttggtgacgtggctagcgcaccggacatgtccggtgtacaccggactgtccggtgcaccatacgacagtcagccccaccaaacggctagtttggtggttggggctataaatacccccaaccacccatcaTTCATTGCACCCAAGTTTTCCActcctcaaccacttacaagagctaggcattcaattctagacacaccaaagagatcaaatcctctccaattccacacaagactttagtgattagtgagagagatttgtcgtgttcttttgagctcttgcgcttggattgcttcttttctttctcacttgttcttgtgatcaaaactccattgtaatcaaggcaagaggcaccaattgtgtggtggcccttgcggggaagttttgttcccggttttgattagagaagagaagctcactcggtcggagggaccgtttgagagagggaaagggttgaaagagacccggtctttgtgaccacctcaacggggagtaggttcgcgagaaccgaacctcggtaaaacaaatccttgtgtcacactccttatttgcttgagatttgttttgccccctctctcgcggactcgtttttatttctaacgctaacccggcttgtagttgtgtttatatttgtaaatttcagtttcgccctattcacccccctctaggcgactatcaattggtatcaaagcccggtgcttcattagagcctaaccgctcgaagtgatgtcgggagatcacgccaagaaggagatggagaccggcgaaaagcccactacaagccacgggatcacttcatcggaagagtcccgcaccaagaggaaggagaagaagaaggattcctccaaaaggaaggagaagaaatcttcttcacaccacaaagagaagaaggagaaatcctcttcccacaagccgcatcggagtggggacaagaaaaagaggatgaggaaggtggtctactacgagaccgattcttcatcggcatccacctccggctccaacgcggcgtccgtcacttctaaacgccaagagcataagaagtatagtaagattcccctacgctaccctcgcatttctaaacatacacctttactttccgtcccattag of Zea mays cultivar B73 chromosome 8, Zm-B73-REFERENCE-NAM-5.0, whole genome shotgun sequence contains these proteins:
- the LOC103636219 gene encoding uncharacterized protein; its protein translation is MAGVNANAIYANMQSRKPCLHRRVTSHKPSASNPSSKATGQGQSTTMPAGSGPTDNAQAKRRGRPILPLPCIARTDSTPSNQKAIQLLPSAKSLLLLPSPCSVPLGSRRQRQPAPSRVRESPNLSIFQSTAAATKGSPPSPPRWRLAGIWCRARFGFGWIRIRPEDTGPCRAAGAEMHKSKGKFSGVLHKGFKPDKCKTSLRMAVARIKLLRNRKEVQVRQMRREVAQLLEANQDMTARIRVEHVIREEKFMQAYDLIEVYCELIVARLSIIDSQKTCPIDLKEAVASVIFASMRCSDVTELADVRKHFKSKYGKEFEAAALEVRPDSGVNRLIIEKLSAGAPDVQTKIKTLSSIAEEHNIKWEPKAFEEKLQQPTEGHLYGSATYSGGNTSTMGSSTSSISTPQPTYSGVSAAPVDSATIHVPANKTAYGSANSNTFSKESIHNSSSASVPPISQHGPSAYSSAQVPGSNNISHGNPGGPPYPQYSATVPDAVSRNEDSNQNRERKPLVTGANWNVEFKDATSAAQAAAESAEMASIAARAAAELASRGNYSGDKGTGAYDSAAYSSKNTVRKQRAEHVVKDESFHDQSSGVNDPSEMPSNSRNFFGGTETSHVDSENISTAPYQQFHAYNPDSHPYVYEMPTEPPRAHSPDPRFDDLYERESDIGRSEVDPFDFPRENFQDTASVGHNFKDVEIRTPSYDQESTDDYYGNFNSSHDTLAHGSSTTAWDKQNDKAQDNSSPVVFDQYDSDVEQENLLDTFSSKHTEQLPAPGDHMRFSTADWSEQHTSESPSKQRTSALFSRTETQLSDNLGTNKSDIPSPHSYHNMRPAFDSDGGSSDEEIATTTHAVPLRSHSGGSASSVLNKGGGPDASPIFDYSGAHAVRNLNRVQSRDSDLSEEETDLDKFKGSSFARANEQQLLPSAIRTSATSDDKEDDISLNFGKLTPGLRNKPRQPPPYTKVSRESILPKQSLPKVSAGTEESVDSEENTTFKQDRSSPQSSFSARTSSGKDYDSGLYERNRSVGTHWEAKSTIARNSSGLDDAEKLSDLPTNISLPTTKSSERWNSSKVPYHEKPGIGTRREVRSTLARNYFDSDDSEEELEQQQIPQSKQSGVLIQSRRTREVTSDTKRDGRFQTGAQYGDETESVTSKTQVHQGFNSSSTERSERRDPSVYPRVAVQRSSSKAEQIESPMERGKPQGAEMRSTLFRGNEEDTETSSGTPKESTPKTPPAHVHPKLPTDYDSFAAHFRSLRTNRP